The Pirellulales bacterium genomic interval GCCGATTCACGGGCGGCGAAGGAATCCGGAAGTCCGTCCCCGCTACACCGGCGACTTCGCCGCGGCGGCGGTTGATCGCCCGCACCGTCTTGATCAGCGGATAAAGGCGCGAGTTGAAGTGCGAGACCAACAACGGCTTGAGCGGCAGGCCCTCCCAAAGTTGGGTCAACCGCTCACGATCGTAGCGTCGATAATGGCCGAAGCTCTCGTCGTGCCGGTTCCAAAGCCGCTGATCGGCCGGGACCGTGATCAACAGATACGCACCCGGCCGAACCGCTGCCGAGATCTGGGAAAACAGGCGAAAATCATCGGGCACATGCTCCAGCACGTCCATCATCAGCACGAGCCGAGCGTCGTCGACCAATCTGCCTAAGTCGGCCGGAGCGAATCCCTGAATGAATTGCACTGCCGGATACCGGCGCTGGGCCAGGCGAATCGCCTCGGGCGAGGTGTCGATGCCGATGCAACGATAGTCGCCGGCGAGCGACGCCAGGTTCGCCCCGGTGCCGCAGCCCACGTCGATCACGGTCGTGTCGGGCGAGGGCGGAAGAATCTGACCGACGAGCGCTCGCAGAATTCGCCGCCGCCCGACGAACCACCAGTGGCGCTCTTCGATCTCGGCGTGAAGCTGGAATTGTGGAGATTGCATGCACAAGCATAGCTTGCGGCAGCAGGTATTTTCGCGGGTTTTTCGAGGTGCGGACGGGGGAGATAGGTAGGGTGCGTCAAGGCTCTGCGCAGACGCACCGATCGCGGTTCCGGCAACGTGATGTCGCGGGTTTAGGTGCGTCTGCGCGGACTTGACGCACCCTACGACTCCGACGACTCCAGTTCGCAAGCGAACCGGCTAACGAGCGATCTCCCGCCTCCGACCTCGTACCCAGCCCCTAGCCCCGAGTCCCGAGTCCCTCCGGCGCAGCCGGCTTCGGCTCGCTTTCGAGGCAGCGGCCAATTTGACGGACGGCCTGGCGGAGGCGGTTTTCATTCTCAATCAAGGCCATTCGCAGATAGCCTTCGCCGGCGGGCCCAAATCCGCTGCCGGGGCTGACGGCTACATCCCCTTCCTCAAGGAGCTTGGTGGCGAATTCCAGCGAATTCAGCTTGCCAAACCAAGGGGCAGGGATTCTCGCCCACAGAAACATGCTGGCTCGCGGCGGTGTCACGTCCCAGCCGATCCGACGCAGCCCCTCGACGAGCACATCGCGGCGCCCCTGATAAACGGCGGACTGCGCCTCGACATCCGCATCGCCGTGCCGCAGCGCCATGATCGCCGCGATTTGAATCGGGCGAAACATGCCGTAATCGTAATACGCCTTGACGGTCCCCAGAGCGCGGATCATCTCGGCGTTGCCGGCGCAGAAACCAACTCGCCAACCTGCCATGTTGTAACCTTTGCTCATCGTCGTGAATTCGACGGCCAGCTCCTTGGCTCCCGGCGTGGCGAGCAGGCTCGGTGTCTGATAGCCATCGTAGGTCACGTCGGCATAGGCCAGGTCGCTGATGATCATGAAGCCGTAGCGTCGCGCGAGCTTCACGGCATCGACGTAAAACTCCGGATCGACCGTAACGGTCGAAGGATTGTGCGGATAGTTGAGGATCACCAGCTTCGGCTTGGGATAGAGATGCTGACAGGTATAAGCGACATTCGAGAGAAACGTTTCGCTATCGGCAACTTCGAGCGAGATGGCATTGCCCGAGGCGAGCGCAACGCCGTAGGTGTGCGCCGGATACGACGGGGCCGGCACGATCGCCGAATCTCCCGGTCCTAAGAGCGCCAAGCACATGTGGCTGAAGCCCTCCTTCGAGCCGAGCGTGGCGATGACTTCGTTCTCCGGATCGAGCCGCGCGCCCCATTTCTTCAGGTACTTGGCGGCTGCTTCGCGGCGCAGGCTCATGATGCCAAGCGATGGGCTATAACCGTGGTTTTTCGGATCGCGCGCCGCCTCCGCCAGCTTCTCAATGACCAAGTCCGAAGGGGGGTCTGACGGGTTCCCCATGCTCATGTCGATGACATCGTCCCCGGCGCGGCGCTTTTGATAAGTCAATTGATTGATCCGCGCAAACAGATACGCCGGCAGGCGTTTCATCCGTTCGGAGACCTGGATTTGGAATGGCCGGGAGTCGTCGGCCGGATCGTCGGTGCGGGGTTCTGGCGTCATGGGACCAATATGGCTCGCAGGAGAGCGAATTACTGAAAACGGGGGTCTACCTAAAGGATACCCGGCGTGGAACCCAAGGGAAACGCCGATTGACCGCCATTCGCCGGTCGAAGCAACCCTACCCTTTGTGCCGTCTAGCGTGTCTAGGGCGTTTTAATCGGCCCGACGATAAACTAACCTTATTGAGAGAGTTTGCTCATCAAAGCCCAATCGCGTTTTTTCCAGGGGTGCTGCCATGTCCACGGCATCGACTTTCTACACGTTATTTGCCGACAATGAGTTCGCCAATGTATTGCTTCAGATCGTCCAAAGCTTGTCGGTCGTGCTGATCTTGCTTGGCCTAGCGCTGATGGCCAGTTGGCTCAGTTTGCGATACATCCCCAACAATTACGTCGGGATCGTCGAGAAGCTATGGTCCGGCAAAGGCTCTGTGCCGGAAGGGTGCATTGTTGCACTCAATGGTGAGGCTGGGTTCCAAGTCGATCTGCTCCGCGGCGGCGTGCATTTTGGGCTCTGGCGCTGGCAATACCGGATCCACAAAGTTCGGCTGGTGACGGTCTCGCATGGCAAGATCGGCTATGTTTATGCCAGAGACGGTGAGCCGCTCTCGCCGAGCCAGACCCTCGGCCGAGTCGTGCCGTGCAACGATTTCCAAGACGCGCGGGCCTTCCTCGGGGTTCACCCGGATAAATCGGCGCCGACCGTTCGAGGGCAGCGCGGCCGGCAGCGAGCG includes:
- a CDS encoding aminotransferase class I/II-fold pyridoxal phosphate-dependent enzyme → MTPEPRTDDPADDSRPFQIQVSERMKRLPAYLFARINQLTYQKRRAGDDVIDMSMGNPSDPPSDLVIEKLAEAARDPKNHGYSPSLGIMSLRREAAAKYLKKWGARLDPENEVIATLGSKEGFSHMCLALLGPGDSAIVPAPSYPAHTYGVALASGNAISLEVADSETFLSNVAYTCQHLYPKPKLVILNYPHNPSTVTVDPEFYVDAVKLARRYGFMIISDLAYADVTYDGYQTPSLLATPGAKELAVEFTTMSKGYNMAGWRVGFCAGNAEMIRALGTVKAYYDYGMFRPIQIAAIMALRHGDADVEAQSAVYQGRRDVLVEGLRRIGWDVTPPRASMFLWARIPAPWFGKLNSLEFATKLLEEGDVAVSPGSGFGPAGEGYLRMALIENENRLRQAVRQIGRCLESEPKPAAPEGLGTRG
- a CDS encoding class I SAM-dependent methyltransferase — translated: MQSPQFQLHAEIEERHWWFVGRRRILRALVGQILPPSPDTTVIDVGCGTGANLASLAGDYRCIGIDTSPEAIRLAQRRYPAVQFIQGFAPADLGRLVDDARLVLMMDVLEHVPDDFRLFSQISAAVRPGAYLLITVPADQRLWNRHDESFGHYRRYDRERLTQLWEGLPLKPLLVSHFNSRLYPLIKTVRAINRRRGEVAGVAGTDFRIPSPPVNRLLENIFAGERGTLCNSLRRHRDGYRKGVSLIALLQREAGPIPARDKPADLTPDYFDPVAGMPAEMATA